A window of the Hordeum vulgare subsp. vulgare chromosome 5H, MorexV3_pseudomolecules_assembly, whole genome shotgun sequence genome harbors these coding sequences:
- the LOC123451961 gene encoding basic blue protein-like — protein MAASRALMLAVAVAAVGFSGATDHIVGANRGWNPNINYSSWSANQTFFAGDLISFRYQKGTHNVFAVNETGYDNCTMAGVTGNWTSGKDFIPLPGPGRYFFICGNGFCQAGMKVAITVHWSDIGPQIYPPPAPAASSSPFAAGAWPPATLTAALGAAAILLLY, from the exons ATGGCGGCGTCCAGGGCGCTGATGCTGGCCGTGGCCGTGGCCGCGGTGGGGTTCTCCGGCGCGACGGACCACATCGTGGGCGCCAACCGCGGATGGAACCCAAACATCAACTACTCCAGCTGGTCCGCCAACCAGACCTTCTTCGCTGGCGACCTCATCT CGTTCAGGTACCAGAAGGGGACGCACAACGTGTTCGCGGTGAACGAGACCGGGTACGACAACTGCACCATGGCCGGGGTCACCGGCAACTGGACCTCCGGCAAGGACTTCATCCCGCTCCCGGGCCCCGGTCGCTACTTCTTCATCTGCGGCAACGGCTTCTGCCAGGCCGGCATGAAGGTCGCCATCACCGTCCACTGGTCCGATATCGGACCACAGATCTACCCGCCGCCGgcccccgccgcctcctcctcccccttcgccGCAGGGGCGTGGCCGCCAGCGACGCTCACTGCCGCGCTAGGAGCTGCTGCCATTCTTCTCCTTTACTAG
- the LOC123451960 gene encoding probable protein phosphatase 2C 70 isoform X1 — protein MGTYLSTPKTDKQSADGEGARVRYGLASMQGWRTTMEDAHTAVPQLDECTSFFAVYDGHGGKAVAKFCAKHLHMQFLRNELSSSGDLASSARKAFLRMDEMMKGQRGWRELAELGEKGPKFAGMLESMIWSPKGGDADKIVDGWQMEEGPHSDFSGPTCGSTACVAIIRNDQLVVANAGDSRCVISRKGQAHDLSRDHKPELESEKERIQNAGGYIVAGRVNGSLNLTRAIGDMEMKENKLLPAEKQTVSAEPEVNTVTLSEDDEFIVLACDGIWDCMSSQQVVDFVREKLNTEESLSAVCEKVLDRCLAPESGGEGCDNMTMILVVLKKPTNSAATSSPEQSVVTPTNSAATSSPEQSAVTPTKSAATSSLEQSAVTNEEMRPSEPDAPMTPLSK, from the exons ATGGGGACGTACCTCAGCACGCCCAAGACGGACAAGCAATCCGCGGATGGCGAGGGCGCCCGCGTCCGCTACGGCCTCGCCTCCATGCAGGGATGGCGGACCACCATGGAGGACGCT CATACTGCTGTGCCACAGCTTGATGAATGCACATCCTTTTTTGCCGTTTATGATGGGCATGGAG GAAAAGCGGTCGCTAAATTCTGCGCCAAACATctacacatgcaattcttaaGAAATGAATTATCTTCTTCTGGTGATTTAGCTTCTTCTGCCCGGAAAGCCTTTTTGAG AatggatgagatgatgaaaggGCAAAGAGGATGGAGAGAACTGGCTGAGCTGGGAGAAAAGGGGCCAAAGTTCGCTGGAATGTTGGAGAGCATGATTTGGTCTCCCAAAGGTGGAGATGCAGATAAAATTGTGGACGGCTGGCAGATGGAAGAG GGTCCTCATTCTGATTTTTCTGGGCCAACATGTGGAAGCACAGCCTGTGTGGCTATCATAAGAAATGATCAACTGGTTGTGGCAAATGCCGGGGATTCCCGGTGTGTTATCTCAAGGAAGGGTCAG GCTCACGATTTGTCAAGAGATCACAAGCCTGAACTCGAGTCAGAAAAAGAGAGGATTCAGAACGCTGGTGGTTACATTGTTGCTGGGCGGGTCAATGGAagtttgaacttgacaagagcaattG GTGATATGGAGATGAAAGAAAATAAGCTTTTGCCAGCCGAGAAACAGACTGTCTCAGCTGAACCTGAAGTGAACACA GTTACACTTTCTGAGGATGACGAATTCATTGTTTTGGCCTGTGATGGTATATG GGACTGCATGTCAAGTCAACAAGTAGTGGATTTTGTGCGTGAGAAGCTGAACACC GAGGAAAGTCTATCTGCTGTGTGCGAGAAAGTGCTCGACCGTTGCTTGGCGCCTGAGAGTGGCGGGGAGGGTTGTGAcaacatgacgatgatcttggttgTGCTGAAGAAGCCTACTAATTCGGCTGCCACTTCTAGCCCGGAGCAATCTGTGGTCACGCCTACCAATTCGGCTGCCACTTCTAGCCCGGAGCAATCTGCGGTCACGCCCACCAAGTCAGCTGCTACTTCTAGCTTGGAGCAATCTGCAGTCACCAACGAAGAGATGCGACCCAG CGAGCCTGATGCTCCAATGACTCCATTATCCAAGTAG
- the LOC123451960 gene encoding probable protein phosphatase 2C 70 isoform X2 — protein MGTYLSTPKTDKQSADGEGARVRYGLASMQGWRTTMEDAHTAVPQLDECTSFFAVYDGHGGKAVAKFCAKHLHMQFLRNELSSSGDLASSARKAFLRMDEMMKGQRGWRELAELGEKGPKFAGMLESMIWSPKGGDADKIVDGWQMEEGPHSDFSGPTCGSTACVAIIRNDQLVVANAGDSRCVISRKGQAHDLSRDHKPELESEKERIQNAGGYIVAGRVNGSLNLTRAIGDMEMKENKLLPAEKQTVSAEPEVNTVTLSEDDEFIVLACDGIWDCMSSQQVVDFVREKLNTEESLSAVCEKVLDRCLAPESGGEGCDNMTMILVVLKKPTNSAATSSPEQSVVTPTNSAATSSPEQSAVTPTKSAATSSLEQSAVTNEEMRPRI, from the exons ATGGGGACGTACCTCAGCACGCCCAAGACGGACAAGCAATCCGCGGATGGCGAGGGCGCCCGCGTCCGCTACGGCCTCGCCTCCATGCAGGGATGGCGGACCACCATGGAGGACGCT CATACTGCTGTGCCACAGCTTGATGAATGCACATCCTTTTTTGCCGTTTATGATGGGCATGGAG GAAAAGCGGTCGCTAAATTCTGCGCCAAACATctacacatgcaattcttaaGAAATGAATTATCTTCTTCTGGTGATTTAGCTTCTTCTGCCCGGAAAGCCTTTTTGAG AatggatgagatgatgaaaggGCAAAGAGGATGGAGAGAACTGGCTGAGCTGGGAGAAAAGGGGCCAAAGTTCGCTGGAATGTTGGAGAGCATGATTTGGTCTCCCAAAGGTGGAGATGCAGATAAAATTGTGGACGGCTGGCAGATGGAAGAG GGTCCTCATTCTGATTTTTCTGGGCCAACATGTGGAAGCACAGCCTGTGTGGCTATCATAAGAAATGATCAACTGGTTGTGGCAAATGCCGGGGATTCCCGGTGTGTTATCTCAAGGAAGGGTCAG GCTCACGATTTGTCAAGAGATCACAAGCCTGAACTCGAGTCAGAAAAAGAGAGGATTCAGAACGCTGGTGGTTACATTGTTGCTGGGCGGGTCAATGGAagtttgaacttgacaagagcaattG GTGATATGGAGATGAAAGAAAATAAGCTTTTGCCAGCCGAGAAACAGACTGTCTCAGCTGAACCTGAAGTGAACACA GTTACACTTTCTGAGGATGACGAATTCATTGTTTTGGCCTGTGATGGTATATG GGACTGCATGTCAAGTCAACAAGTAGTGGATTTTGTGCGTGAGAAGCTGAACACC GAGGAAAGTCTATCTGCTGTGTGCGAGAAAGTGCTCGACCGTTGCTTGGCGCCTGAGAGTGGCGGGGAGGGTTGTGAcaacatgacgatgatcttggttgTGCTGAAGAAGCCTACTAATTCGGCTGCCACTTCTAGCCCGGAGCAATCTGTGGTCACGCCTACCAATTCGGCTGCCACTTCTAGCCCGGAGCAATCTGCGGTCACGCCCACCAAGTCAGCTGCTACTTCTAGCTTGGAGCAATCTGCAGTCACCAACGAAGAGATGCGACCCAG AATCTGA